Proteins co-encoded in one Mycobacterium mantenii genomic window:
- a CDS encoding thioesterase family protein, which translates to MTALFTTAMTLREVGSGVYDGELDKRWTIGPKVHGGAMLALCANAARTACGGQPDGLESVPQPVLEPVAVSASFLWAPDPGQVQLVTSIRKRGRWISVVDVELNQGDRTAVHAVVNLGEPEHFPPDGRVKPLLSANPVLDLMAPEPPDDIEPIGPGHPLAGLVHLGEGCDVRPVLSTMAARADGRPPVIQMWARPRGVAPDALFALMCGDLSAPVTFAVDRTGWAPTIQLTAFLRGLPADGWLRIIATCTEIGHDWFDEDHTVVDSLGRLVVQARQLALVPAAR; encoded by the coding sequence ATGACTGCGTTATTCACCACCGCGATGACGTTGCGGGAGGTCGGTTCCGGCGTCTACGACGGCGAGCTCGACAAGCGCTGGACCATCGGCCCCAAAGTGCACGGTGGCGCGATGCTGGCGCTCTGCGCCAACGCCGCTCGCACCGCCTGCGGCGGTCAGCCGGACGGGCTCGAATCCGTCCCGCAGCCAGTCCTGGAACCGGTCGCGGTGTCGGCGAGCTTCCTGTGGGCGCCCGATCCCGGCCAAGTGCAGTTGGTGACCTCGATCCGCAAGCGGGGCCGCTGGATCAGCGTCGTCGACGTCGAGCTCAACCAGGGCGACCGCACCGCGGTGCACGCCGTGGTCAACCTCGGCGAGCCCGAGCACTTTCCTCCCGACGGTCGGGTCAAGCCGCTGCTGTCGGCCAACCCGGTGCTGGACCTGATGGCGCCCGAGCCGCCCGACGACATCGAGCCGATCGGGCCCGGCCATCCGCTGGCCGGCCTCGTGCACCTGGGGGAGGGCTGCGACGTGCGGCCGGTGCTGTCCACGATGGCGGCCCGCGCCGACGGCCGCCCCCCGGTGATCCAGATGTGGGCCCGCCCCCGCGGGGTGGCCCCCGACGCGCTGTTTGCGCTGATGTGCGGCGATCTGTCGGCACCGGTGACCTTCGCCGTGGACCGCACCGGCTGGGCGCCCACAATCCAGCTCACGGCCTTCTTGCGGGGCCTGCCGGCGGACGGCTGGCTGCGCATCATCGCGACCTGCACCGAGATCGGGCACGACTGGTTCGACGAGGACCACACCGTCGTCGACAGTCTGGGGCGCCTGGTGGTGCAGGCCCGCCAGCTGGCATTGGTCCCTGCCGCTCGATAG
- a CDS encoding sugar phosphate isomerase/epimerase family protein, which translates to MRPAIKVGLSTASVYPLRAEAAFEYAARLGYDGVELMVWAESVSQDVAAVKKLSRRYRVPVLSVHAPCLLISQRVWGANPVPKLDRSVRAAEQLGAQTVVVHPPFRWQRRYAEGFTEQVAALEASSDVMIAVENMFPFRADRLFGAGQSLERMRKRGGGPGPAISAFAPSYDPLDGNHAHYTLDLSHTATAGTDSLDMAERMGAGLVHLHLCDGNGLPADEHLVPGRGTQPTAEVCQMLAGSHFAGHVILEVSTSSARSANEREAMLAESLQFARMHLLR; encoded by the coding sequence GTGCGCCCAGCCATCAAAGTCGGCCTTTCCACGGCTTCGGTGTACCCGTTGCGGGCCGAGGCCGCCTTCGAGTACGCGGCCCGGCTCGGCTACGACGGCGTCGAGCTGATGGTGTGGGCCGAATCGGTCAGCCAGGACGTCGCCGCCGTTAAGAAGCTGTCGCGGCGCTACCGCGTCCCGGTGTTGTCCGTGCATGCACCCTGCCTGCTGATCTCGCAACGCGTGTGGGGCGCCAACCCGGTCCCCAAGCTGGACCGCAGCGTGCGCGCCGCCGAACAGCTGGGCGCGCAGACCGTGGTCGTGCACCCGCCGTTTCGCTGGCAGCGGCGCTATGCCGAGGGCTTCACCGAACAGGTGGCGGCGCTGGAAGCGTCGAGCGACGTGATGATCGCGGTGGAGAACATGTTCCCGTTCCGGGCGGACCGGCTCTTCGGGGCCGGCCAGTCGCTGGAACGGATGCGTAAGCGGGGCGGCGGGCCCGGCCCGGCGATCTCGGCGTTCGCGCCCTCCTACGACCCGCTCGATGGCAACCACGCGCACTACACGCTGGATCTGTCCCACACCGCGACCGCGGGCACCGACTCGCTGGACATGGCCGAGCGGATGGGGGCCGGCCTGGTGCACCTGCACCTGTGCGACGGCAACGGTCTGCCCGCCGACGAGCACCTGGTGCCCGGGCGCGGCACGCAGCCCACCGCCGAGGTGTGCCAGATGCTGGCCGGCAGCCATTTCGCCGGGCACGTCATCCTGGAGGTGTCGACGTCCAGCGCGCGGTCCGCCAACGAGCGCGAGGCCATGCTCGCCGAATCGCTGCAGTTTGCCCGCATGCATCTGCTGCGCTGA